From Brassica oleracea var. oleracea cultivar TO1000 chromosome C3, BOL, whole genome shotgun sequence, a single genomic window includes:
- the LOC106333120 gene encoding uncharacterized protein LOC106333120, whose product MLQKPPFLFISDDNDHNNLRYTSLKDVISSSDGFGSFFCHSVPSQDGVLLSEMDSSNIAIRNELVKRAASMYLQSSMIVSAPDTNWFQRFCLKAKHAVDCLRPVYRIFSWSS is encoded by the coding sequence ATGTTACAAAAACCACCCTTCCTCTTTATCTCGGACGACAATGATCACAACAATCTCCGGTACACGAGCTTGAAAGATGTGATCTCGAGTTCTGATGGCTTTGGTTCGTTCTTTTGTCACTCTGTTCCTTCGCAAGACGGTGTTCTCTTGTCGGAAATGGATTCTTCAAACATTGCCATTAGAAACGAGCTGGTGAAAAGAGCAGCTTCGATGTATCTTCAATCTTCTATGATCGTATCAGCTCCGGACACGAACTGGTTTCAGAGATTCTGTCTTAAGGCTAAGCATGCGGTTGATTGTCTCAGACCGGTTTACCGGATTTTTTCTTGGTCTAGTTAA